The DNA region AAGAAGCAAACGCAGAGGTACGTCTTTTCCGCAACAAACAAGGTCATCCACGCACACGCCGCGTGTCCATATCACCCTTTCAAAAATGTGCGCCGACACTGCGTTTTTCGCCCGTTCCCCTCCCCGTTTTGGACGGGGTTGACGgcggctgcttcgcctgccaGGCCTCATAGGCTTGCAAACACGCCGCTTCCGATACACTCCCTCGATTTTCTTTTcatctcttccgctttccccCTCGTCCCCAGACTCCTCCCGGGAACGTTCGAACTGCAGCGAGGCAACCTTTTGTGGAATGCGAGACACATCCGAGTGTGCTtcgcagcagcagcgcaCGTACACCAGAACGTtgccgtttccgttttcccacGCGACTGGGACAGTTTCTCGTGCTATAGCCATATGTATCTATGCATGCCTATATGCATGGATTTTCTCCTGACACCCGTCAATACGGTGTAAGCTCTCCTTCTGTGAGTAGGTGAAATCTCGTGAAATGCGTGTGTGATGGACCGCGTTGATTTTCGTGTGTGTTGCTGCAGACtccttgttttttctccgtcctgccgtcttcgtccacgGCCTGTCTTCCAGTGAGGATCTCAAGGCGTGTCGCCTGAAGATTTTCCAGCATTTGCGTCACACAGAAAGATGGCGAAGGAcgcagcagctggagacgagaagaagaggaggaatggcaggaagaagaaggaccCGAACGCGCCCCGGCGCGCGCTGTCAGCCTTCATGTTTTtcgcgaaggagaagcgaacggaaATCGTCGCCGCGCACCCCGAGCTGAAGTCTCAGATGACAAAGGTCGGGAAAATGGTCGGCGAGGCGTGGGGGAAGTTGACCcccgaggaaaggaagccgttcgaggagaaggcagccCAAGACAAGGCCCGCTACCTGACTGAGAAGCAGGAATTCGAGCAGAAACACTGAGCGTCGAGAAGATCGACCGGTAGAGGTCGGCGGCCGTTCTCGGCGAATGTGTcacaggaagacgagagaacaaCCGAGTCGTGACGAGGAGACTTCTTCGGCGCTCCCGCCCTCGAGTCGACAGTCGTTGCGCCTGCTTTTTTCCGCACCTggcaggtgtatgtacaccccagCCGAAGGTGCGGGGCAGTTACACgaagtgtacatacagctgaCTGgtggccgcatgcagtccagtggggtgtacgtacaccccgaATCTTGACGAACGCAAGCTTTGTAGACAGTCATCGTCTCGTATTTGTTGGCAGAAGTGGTGTCTTTGGAGTCGATTCACGCCTTTCTGTTGAACGCTCTGGCGCACCAGAGATTGTGTGGCATCCACTGCCTGTCGGCGAACGGCAGCGCTGGGGTTCCGCGTGGTCTCGCTTGACTTCAGTTCCTTTCCGAGTTGTCTCTCGGAGGcgcccgtcgccttctgAAGAGCGGGTGAAACGTTGACGGAGTATATATACTGTGGAAAGCCGAATGGCGAACGCGATGGAGGACCGACTCGAGCACTGCGTTGTGTTTACTAGATCTGGTGCCTGCTTGAGTCGGTCCTTTGTTATCTTCAGTGGGAGTGAAGGACGCGGGGTAAGGGACTTGCCTGCTGGCTCTGTAGTTTGGACAGTTTGTGCCTGACTcgcagaaggcgctgcgCACAGAGCCCCCCGCTCCCCGTCGGGTGTCACAGGTCGCCAGCATTTGCGGCGTGCGGGGAACGCGTGGTCTCTGGGTGATgtcgcttcgtttcctgaGGGCTGTCAGGCGTAATGCTGCGCACGACTGTCCGAGCCTGTTCGACCGGTCCCGTTCCGGCTCCGTCCCGCCTCGGCTGCACGCTTCGAGGCGGCGCAAGCAGAGGTGGACCTCTTCTCCATGCGGTGTTGCCTGTCTCGCCGCATggaaaagagcgagggaagcTGAGGAGCAGAGCCGCGCGCGCAGAGGCAAGCGctggagggagacgagcgagagagagatgggaACGTCTCCGCCTGCGCAGCTGAAGTTTTTGTGTCCAGCTGCCAGGAAACGCAGAATGGGGGGGGGCGCGCGTTTCAAGGAGGCAAAAACATTTGCGGGAAGCTTGTGACTGTAGATGCacacgagacgcgagagaagagggtgGAGAGTAACCGGTTCGTAGTGAGCCCATTTCTTGGGGGTCTCTAGGCGCAGTTCGTCCAGCATCCGGCAGTGTTGAAGCGATAAGCGTttggcgagaggagagaacgggtGAACAGGGTGTGTGTGCTCCTGTAAATCGCCA from Neospora caninum Liverpool complete genome, chromosome VIIb includes:
- a CDS encoding Zgc:123215, related; amino-acid sequence: MAKDAAAGDEKKRRNGRKKKDPNAPRRALSAFMFFAKEKRTEIVAAHPELKSQMTKVGKMVGEAWGKLTPEERKPFEEKAAQDKARYLTEKQEFEQKH